From Saccharomycodes ludwigii strain NBRC 1722 chromosome IV, whole genome shotgun sequence, one genomic window encodes:
- the SIP1 gene encoding Sip1p (similar to Saccharomyces cerevisiae YDR422C | SIP1 | SNF1-Interacting Protein), producing MGNAQSKIDFDLAHPIQPHNCKDDNGASSWSSGKNGVDKKKNVTTAQNLLKRQHFSLQPQHFKQLSNNNNNNNNNNNNNNNNNNADSMAISPSYSATEYTTEPYYGTDKHNNTNNNNKYRKGSITSKLFPSRNTRHTYTHDNSTGAKLLDSDIIHRKLTRDSDNSAATTSTTSSSDTNKDSNLLHICDQLNHKNNNQEQLTLFKANYTLNQKDPDSEAAENPENKMTKVEHQQQQQSHFLRKLLPPLSPITTTTNTTNNHEVTNSSKLFANDYSGNSSSTTPTPRKNSNKPIPCVINKEHVSSIDHNVSLTPYLNEKSDILAPLEVLSNTIADTGMPTKEILLDEIDDDLKQNLARLSLMQHHEHVIGPINDMNEKRKSDGVPSTGTRHTSEDIGICRTFSQDTAVRSSISSTNNSNKNNDDINDGTKNNAFGNSKQSVLTDLLLSNDVGNTSKNISTDDTVKSTNSASLSKYSSLVKDERLNNKNEENKNKIHSNNEYNYECYEDDYDGVSKYLDYFDDGFLENKDIIVNNIVFEDAIKKYNNNEGTHDYDTDNEIQNVKNNSELKRKVFTGTSLCESTEKGKRVRMGSVSQDKIDSYNVACVEHKEVDSNDNATDKTKIVPIELKWKDNFVDPKTNPILYVVSEDLASVLHNKRKTRFLMNFDPKDKTWVVPGLKVPNGVYNFHFEINGEWKYSNYFPIATDFNGNFVNWFELDNNVNVNATNVEELWEEEKEKEEKGKEGGIDIVNNHTNSTLSNNNTIGKPDEVVPNWKMKWHEEYGPASMENLTRPTLHTYQSAESYHMSSINLTKRKEEEYSNTIPALFEPLIVELQNNLSSGSDVLSERTERLATGRHTLGKIDWQNVLEYTQEELFTDLQILRNIDQETAEDYFLNKLKIPDLPVYLNSSYLNELFQKEENAEQEGSVNGSRKSSFVHHIIPHVNLNHLLTNSIRDEVISVGCTTRYQGKFITQVIYSPCNYLKDM from the coding sequence ATGGGTAATGCGCAGTCTAAAATTGACTTTGATTTAGCCCACCCTATTCAGCCTCACAATTGTAAGGACGATAATGGGGCTTCAAGTTGGTCATCTGGTAAAAATGGGGtcgacaaaaaaaaaaatgttacaACTGcacaaaatttattaaaacgACAACATTTTTCTCTTCAGCCTCAACATTTCAAACAAttatctaataataataataataataataataataataataataataataataataataatgctgaTTCCATGGCTATCTCACCTTCATACTCTGCTACCGAATATACTACGGAACCTTATTACGGTACTGATAAACATAACaacaccaataataataataagtaCAGAAAAGGTAGTATTACTTCCAAGCTATTTCCTAGTAGAAACACTAGACACACATACACACATGACAATAGTACTGGTGCCAAGTTACTTGATTCAGACATTATTCACAGGAAATTAACTAGAGATAGCGACAATAGTGCTGCTACCACTTCAACTACTAGTAGTTCAGATACCAATAAAGATAGTAATTTATTACATATATGTGACCAGCTCaaccataaaaataataatcaagAGCAACTAACATTATTTAAAGCTAATTATACTCTCAACCAAAAAGACCCTGACTCCGAAGCCGCAGAAAATCctgaaaacaaaatgacAAAAGTTGaacatcaacaacaacagcaatcTCATTTTCTAAGAAAATTGTTACCTCCATTATCTCCCATTACTACAACGACTAACACTACCAACAACCACGAGGTTACTAACAGCAGCAAACTGTTTGCTAATGACTATTCCGGCAACAGTTCCAGTACTACACCCACTCCAAGGAAAAATTCTAACAAGCCAATTCCTTGTGTTATTAACAAGGAACATGTTAGTAGTATCGATCACAACGTATCATTAACTCcatatttaaatgaaaaatcaGACATACTGGCACCTTTAGAGGTGTTGAGTAATACTATTGCTGATACTGGTATGccaacaaaagaaattcTGTTGGATGAAATAGATGATGATTTGAAACAAAATTTGGCGAGATTATCACTAATGCAGCACCATGAACATGTGATTGGACCTATTAATGACATgaatgaaaaaaggaaaagcgATGGTGTTCCATCAACTGGCACAAGACACACTAGTGAAGACATTGGGATATGTCGTACTTTTTCTCAGGATACAGCTGTAAGAAGTTCTATAAGCAGCACGAACAAcagtaacaaaaataatgacgATATAAATGATGGTACTAAGAACAATGCTTTTGGTAATAGTAAGCAATCTGTTTTAACtgatttgttattatcaaatGATGTGGGAAATACAAGCAAAAACATCAGTACCGATGACACTGTTAAAAGTACTAATAGTGCGAGCTTAAGTAAATACTCATCTCTTGTTAAAGATGAACgtcttaataataaaaatgaagaaaacaaaaataaaatacattcTAACAATGAGTACAACTATGAGTGTTACGAAGACGATTATGATGGGGTCAGTAAATACCTGGACTATTTTGATGATGgatttttagaaaataaggatattattgttaataatatagtCTTTGAAGATGCAATTAAAAagtacaataataatgaggGAACACATGATTACGACACCGATAATGAAATTCAgaatgttaaaaataatagtgaattgaaaagaaaagtttttactGGCACTAGCTTATGTGAGAGCACTGAGAAGGGTAAAAGAGTGAGAATGGGTTCTGTTAGTCAAGATAAAATAGATAGCTATAATGTAGCATGTGTAGAACACAAGGAAGTAGATTCTAATGATAACGCAACTGATAAGACTAAAATAGTACCAATCGAACTTAAATGGAAAGACAATTTTGTTGATCCCAAAACAAATCCAATTCTTTATGTTGTGAGTGAAGATTTAGCTTCTGTTTTGCataacaaaagaaaaacacgttttttaatgaattttGATCCCAAAGATAAAACTTGGGTTGTGCCTGGCTTAAAAGTACCCAATGGGGTGTACAATTTCCATTTTGAAATCAACGGCGAGTGGAAATATTCTAATTACTTTCCTATTGCCACCGATTTTAATGGTAATTTTGTAAACTGGTTTGAATTGGATAACAATGTTAACGTTAATGCTACCAATGTTGAAGAGCTTtgggaagaagaaaaggaaaaagaagagaaggGGAAAGAAGGAGGAATTGATATTGTTAACAATCACACTAATTCCACGttatcaaataataatacaatcGGTAAGCCTGATGAGGTGGTACCCAATTGGAAAATGAAATGGCATGAAGAATATGGCCCAGCAAGTATGGAAAATTTGACAAGACCAACTTTGCATACATACCAATCGGCAGAAAGTTACCATATGAGCAGCATTAACCTAACAAAAAGGAAGGAAGAGGAATATAGTAATACTATACCTGCGCTATTTGAACCGTTGATTGTGGAATTGCAAAATAACCTATCATCAGGCTCTGATGTTTTATCCGAACGGACTGAAAGACTGGCTACGGGTCGACATACTTTAGGTAAAATTGATTGGCAGAATGTTTTAGAATACACGCAGGAGGAACTATTTACGGATTTACAAATATTGAGAAACATAGATCAAGAAACAGCTgaagattattttttaaataaattgaagaTACCTGATTTGCCCGTTTATTTAAACTCTAGTTATTTGAATGAGTTATTTCAAAAGGAGGAAAATGCTGAACAGGAAGGCAGTGTGAATGGGAGTCGGAAATCCAGTTTTGTTCACCATATCATACCACATGTTAATTTAAATCATCTTTTGACCAATAGTATACGGGATGAAGTCATCAGTGTTGGATGTACTACTAGATACCAAGGTAAGTTTATTACGCAGGTGATTTATTCACCAtgtaattatttaaaagacATGTGA
- a CDS encoding uncharacterized protein (similar to Saccharomyces cerevisiae YML007W | YAP1 | Yeast AP-1 (paralog of YDR423C | CAD1)) — MASTISHTKNSNKHTDEKENISSEAESQIGSTIPSTSKDSLGITKKKHNKAGRKPLDDSNVIDKRIAQNRAAQRAFRERKERRMKELEKRVEELEQIREQSEMETDFLRKQVSTLVDALKRANPEQKLPNEDLLLKFLADADFRKVKDDRALPFNKKSGMEDNMSKSSSSFKARESLQQKMLSTFEFPWKFKGQQQPSPTSSNSPLHASTKTDSTKKSLSNNTPTSHSSSSQSSSLVFGDGSDNNDSSNNLSKFIPGTNSRSNADSSKSSLSYLNPAIVTPDNNALLISNDIDIDGINDNGFNILGGGVTKVGNMDTFSSINTEGINGCNFKDNFDEKVSTFCLKLNEACGTKTEPIPKGLISDIPNESSSRSINSPPSLSSDSFTNMPCDSDITTMNNNNNDNNDNNDNNNNNNNNTNNANNNTNNNNIIDSLGLLSHNTDGLSLTNSWDQQSYSPNTIINKNNGLNSLATTVATTATTATTNNTNDISSNYSTFGTPSFGTPSLFFDNNDFLNVSNTNANGKNIDGLNKDSKYISPEKYTSFTVSNNVPLIDFSVAFPEFLNGSVTGDATNNSNKANSAISTTIPQHVIDFEKIKVNSIEEEEDEEEDNEIDEYDIVDKFINIEPQPKVPTPIATNTVDAITNVASPVLSEYATKLTGEKQQKTYDGKAQNCMQEIANEVVPNTDSNLLKCSEVWDRITTHPRYTDIDIDGLCIELRNKAKCSDKGVVINKQDLNAALESSFQ; from the coding sequence atggcttCAACTATATCACACACTAAAAACTCCAACAAGCATAcagatgaaaaagaaaatatttcatcTGAGGCGGAATCTCAAATTGGTAGTACCATTCCAAGTACTTCGAAAGATAGTTTAGgtataacaaaaaagaaacataaTAAGGCCGGCAGAAAACCATTAGACGATTCAAATGTAATAGATAAAAGGATTGCCCAAAATAGGGCAGCACAAAGAGCTTTCCGTGAACGTAAGGAACGTAGAATGAAGGAGTTAGAAAAGAGAGTTGAAGAGTTAGAACAAATACGGGAACAAAGTGAGATGGAAACTGACTTTTTAAGAAAGCAAGTTTCTACTTTAGTTGATGCATTGAAAAGGGCTAATCCAGAACAGAAATTACCTAATGAGGACTTACTTTTGAAATTCTTGGCAGATGCTGATTTTAGGAAGGTGAAGGATGATCGTGCTTTaccatttaataaaaaaagtggtATGGAAGACAATATGTCAAAATCTTCAAGCTCTTTTAAGGCTAGGGAAAGTTTACAGCAAAAAATGCTTTCTACCTTTGAATTCCCTTGGAAATTTAAAGGTCAACAACAGCCTTCTCCAACATCTTCAAACTCTCCTCTGCATGCCAGTACAAAAACTGATAGCACCAAAAAGTCTTTGAGTAATAACACTCCAACTTCCCATTCATCTTCTTCCCAATCTTCGTCCCTAGTGTTTGGTGATGGTTCAGACAATAATGacagtagtaataatttatcCAAGTTTATACCCGGAACCAACAGCCGTAGTAACGCAGATAGTAGCAAGAGCAGTTTATCTTATTTAAATCCAGCCATTGTAACCCCCGACAATAACGCGCTCTTAATTAGTAATGACATTGATATTGACGgtattaatgataatggCTTTAACATATTGGGTGGCGGTGTTACTAAGGTCGGTAATATGGATACTTTTTCCAGCATTAACACAGAGGGTATAAATGGCTgtaattttaaagataatTTTGATGAGAAGGTCTCAACTTTCTGTCTGAAACTGAATGAGGCTTGTGGCACTAAGACTGAGCCGATACCCAAGGGACTAATATCAGATATACCAAATGAAAGTAGCTCTAGAAGCATTAACTCACCACCTTCACTGTCTTCAGATTCCTTTACAAACATGCCTTGTGATTCTGATATCACTActatgaataataataataatgataataatgataataatgataataataataataataataataatactaataatgctaataataatactaataataataatataattgaCTCTTTGGGACTTCTAAGCCATAATACTGACGGTTTATCTTTAACAAACTCTTGGGATCAACAATCATACTCACCGAATacgataataaataaaaataatgggCTAAATAGTCTCGCTACAACAGtagcaacaacagcaacaactgctactactaataacacCAATGATATCAGTAGCAATTATTCCACGTTTGGGACTCCATCATTTGGTACaccatctttatttttcgataataatgattttcTCAATGTTTCAAATACTAACGCGAACGGAAAAAATATCGATGGTCTAAATAAGGACAGCAAATATATTTCTCCGGAGAAATATACTTCTTTTACCGTTTCAAACAATGTTCCCTTGATTGATTTTTCAGTGGCTTTCCcagaatttttaaatggtaGCGTTACCGGCGACGCTACAAACAACTCCAATAAGGCTAATAGTGCAATCTCAACCACTATACCACAGCATGTTATTGACtttgaaaagattaaaGTGAATAGCATtgaggaggaggaggacGAGGAGGAAGATAACGAAATCGATGAGTATGATATAGTTGATAAGTTTATTAACATTGAACCACAACCCAAAGTTCCTACACCCATTGCTACCAATACCGTTGATGCTATTACGAATGTTGCGTCCCCCGTGCTTTCGGAGTACGCCACAAAACTGACCGGAGAAAAGCAGCAAAAGACGTATGACGGTAAAGCGCAGAACTGTATGCAAGAAATAGCTAACGAAGTTGTTCCAAATACTGACAgtaatttgttaaaatgtTCTGAGGTATGGGACCGTATAACTACACACCCTAGGTACACGGATATTGATATTGACGGATTATGTATCGAATTAAGAAATAAGGCCAAGTGTAGTGATAAAGGAGTTGTTATTAACAAGCAAGATTTGAATGCTGCTTTAGAAAGttcttttcaataa
- the GIS4 gene encoding Gis4p (similar to Saccharomyces cerevisiae YML006C | GIS4 | GIg1-2 Suppressor) — translation MPAHHSHVVKVKDYFDNDYNGLWSWYLSNLRKGNFEEITGNILKFTLLKRFLNEYLNSDEFQFNKKILIVSIPDKIHYQQDITILENFLKDYFKLNNLKYIQITKLTTNDRIYNHENHYMIMDPLNNFNDKFFLESKNLLNNDSNSGGSAIKDHNNNIDPDDSNSYISLSSSDSLNTSSSSSSTGSSTSSASCSAERSPYHNNDTNDQHHYVGTSTSNNNNNNSANRNSIAQSFSSPRNSKIANSGQVDQISNRNNITEDDINMGDNVLIQQQSINSEEYDDDDDDDDDEDDSIISTNHDNNTTDLHNKIMKMEFNFPHHTITNIHKQDPSQQPQLEKKFENLSLKKKDTLPHDSQVFSNDVQVLNHTRNISSVMSDINVDAESVNSYAYSTDEDFGSELKHVNTREDDADLHNKSDVADTKQEYDASHDMVDYDDEDIDEAAIDKEYNFDDDDGSDNEDDSLCSIFPSISISADFGKFRLVLQIILIQNPDTREISTAIRQMNNNPTVANQDDDWLLYDQFFRMDNLQMLSLKDILGMNRYCPKILFYSMVDLTTPSKSPKKKDIDAPNGNDHLEAVDEIKTFFPSNTTGNNEDFNNYFIDDDQNCLSKQSTFTKDTLPVGLYSDDKLGANASANGGYTDDDELENGVKLYNANTNQTGYRSIRTIESVGVGDWAFQNSLGNSNTNVFNGKDNDNNNNKINKIPLKNNKNIITANNLNNNMDHNAREEKKLSKVATIGSLNVVERSKSTPLPDVLRTLSGMDETTSKNLKQKFKKNKFIRKKNKFTRSKERQHAKNHIRDNTNCTIM, via the coding sequence ATGCCTGCTCATCATTCCCATGTTGTTAAAGTTaaagattattttgataacGATTATAACGGTTTATGGAGTTGGTATTTGAGTAACCTACGAAAAGGAAATTTTGAAGAAATCACaggtaatattttaaaattcacATTActaaaaagatttttaaatgaataTTTAAACAGTGATGAATTccaattcaataaaaaaatactcaTAGTAAGTATTCCCGATAAAATTCATTACCAACAagatattactattttagAGAACTTCTTAAAAGATTATTTCAAATTGAATAacttaaaatatatacaaatCACAAAACTAACCACAAATGATAGAATCTATAACCATGAAAACCATTACATGATTATGGATCCGTTGAACAATTTCAACGACAAATTTTTCTTAGaatctaaaaatttattaaataacgACAGCAATAGTGGAGGGAGTGCCATAAAagatcataataataatattgatccCGATGATAGTAATAGCTACATATCTTTATCAAGCAGCGATAGTTTAAATACCAGTTCCAGTTCGAGTAGCACCGGTAGTTCAACCAGCAGCGCTTCGTGTTCGGCAGAGCGAAGCCCTTACCATAACAATGATACTAATGATCAACATCATTATGTTGGTACAAGCACAtcaaacaacaacaataataattccgCTAATAGAAATTCTATTGCACAATCCTTCTCGTCACCAAGAAACAGCAAAATAGCAAATAGTGGTCAGGTAGATCAAATTTctaatagaaataatatcacAGAAGATGACATCAATATGGGTGATAATGTTTTAATACAGCAACAATCTATTAACTCAGAAGAAtatgacgatgatgatgacgatgatgatgatgaggaTGACAGTATAATATCCACTAACCatgacaataatactacAGATTTgcataataaaataatgaaaatggaATTCAATTTTCCCCATCATACTATCACTAATATTCATAAACAAGACCCATCCCAACAACCACAATTAGAGAAAAAATTCGAGAATTTatctttgaaaaagaaggatACTCTGCCACACGATTCCCAAGTATTTTCCAATGATGTGCAAGTCCTTAATCATACGAGAAATATCTCCTCCGTGATGAGCGACATCAATGTAGATGCAGAATCGGTCAATAGCTATGCATATTCTACCGATGAGGATTTTGGTTCAGAATTGAAGCATGTGAATACAAGAGAAGATGATGCTGACTTACACAATAAAAGTGACGTTGCTGATACTAAACAAGAATACGATGCCAGTCATGATATGGTTGACTACGATGATGAAGACATTGACGAGGCTGCTATAGATAAAGAATACAATTttgatgacgatgatggTTCCgataatgaagatgattCGCTATGTTCAATTTTCCCCTCTATTTCCATATCTGCTGATTTTGGTAAGTTTAGATTGGTTTtacaaattatattaatacAGAACCCCGATACAAGAGAGATATCCACTGCAATTAGGcaaatgaataataatccAACTGTAGCCAACCAGGATGATGACTGGCTATTATACGATCAATTTTTTAGAATGGACAATTTACAAATGCTAAgtttaaaagatattttagGGATGAATAGATATTGCcccaaaatattattttattcgaTGGTTGATTTAACTACACCATCTAAAAGTCctaaaaagaaagacaTTGATGCCCCTAATGGTAATGATCATTTAGAAGCCGTAGACGagataaaaactttttttccatCAAACACTACCGGGAATAATGAAGATTTtaacaattattttatagaTGATGACCAAAATTGTTTGTCTAAACAGTCCACTTTTACTAAAGATACTCTACCAGTAGGATTGTATTCTGATGATAAATTAGGTGCCAATGCTTCTGCTAACGGGGGATACACAGACGATGACGAACTGGAAAATGGTGTTAAACTATATAACGCTAATACGAATCAAACAGGTTATAGGTCAATTAGAACAATTGAAAGTGTTGGTGTCGGGGATTGGGCGTTTCAGAACAGCCttggtaatagtaatactaATGTCTTTAATGGCAAGGACAatgataacaacaataacaaaattaataaaataccgttaaaaaacaacaaaaatattataactgCCAATAATTTGAATAACAATATGGACCATAATGCCagagaagaaaagaaattatcCAAAGTTGCCACTATAGGTTCATTGAATGTTGTAGAGCGGTCCAAAAGTACTCCATTACCTGATGTATTGAGGACTCTAAGCGGTATGGACGAAACCACTAGTAAAAatctaaaacaaaaattcaagaagaataaatttattagaaaGAAGAATAAGTTTACTCGTAGTAAAGAACGTCAACATGCTAAAAATCATATACGTGATAACACCAACTGTACCATAATGTGA
- a CDS encoding uncharacterized protein (similar to Saccharomyces cerevisiae YCR098C | GIT1 | GlycerophosphoInosiTol) has product MSPLFKEEDTNLHLTNPVTRDLPHSFKDLTTGWIAKSRKELNLPFVEKYTLEDETFVPELLSKKSTVSTEHISKDNNVVGVVEGDSNQDEEYDSLFSDGYVNNSIGTASTCLSQIYGKQYTNSRAIQNVSSIAFVGTVVGQLTFGYISDNYSRKNAMIVGTLIIILFSILCSGAWGVGTTGTNAGGLFAAVTAYRFFLGIGIGSEYPAGSVAAQEAASLLPAGKRNRWFCWFTNFMIDFGFVASSVVPLVMLRICGTKHLQPVWRITLGLGAIPPLSLFFMRLKYKEGEKFKRTKFNKTPPYWLSIKFYWFRLAVVAIIWFIYDFSAYAFGTYSSLILDIILGEDTSLVKTFGWNIVFNLFYLPGAFIGAYLADYIGPRLTLVSGVLLQAMVGYILAGCFKTLRTEIGAFVVVYGIFMALGEFVGDTIGLLASNTVATPIKGQYYSIAAAVGKIGAFVGTWVFPAIIKSHGGYDSTTGLQAPYWVSSSLCCFAGVLALFFLPSVNQYSSGQEDKRYLEYLAANGYDISSMGLQNKKSGSTDVESLGISSSMENQNITDMTVTEVDNAEEKDKNLHIDVVRTETY; this is encoded by the exons atgTCTCCATTAttcaaagaagaagataCTAACCTACATTTAACTAACCCCGTCACTAGAGATTTACCCCACTCTTTTAAAGATCTTACTACCGGCTGGATAGCTAAAAGtagaaaagaattaaatttacCATTTGTTGAAAAGTACACTTTGGAAGATGAAACTTTCGTCCCAGAATtactttccaaaaaaagCACTGTTAGTACTGAGCACATTTCTAAGGACAATAATGTAGTTGGGGTTGTTGAAGGTGATTCAAACCAAGATGAAGAATACGATA GCCTATTTTCAGATGGATATGTTAATAACTCTATTGGTACTGCTTCTACTTGTTTGAGTCAAATTTATGGTAAACAATACACTAATTCAAGAGCTATACAAAACGTCAGCAGTATTGCTTTTGTTGGTACAGTTGTCGGACAATTAACATTTGGTTATATATCCGATAATTATTCCAGAAAAAATGCTATGATTGTTGGTACTTTAATCATTATCTTGTTTAGTATATTGTGTTCTGGTGCTTGGGGTGTGGGTACCACTGGTACTAATGCTGGTGGGTTGTTTGCGGCTGTTACCGCCTATAGATTTTTCTTAGGTATTGGTATCGGTTCAGAATATCCTGCTGGTTCAGTTGCTGCCCAGGAGGCCGCTAGTTTGTTACCGGCGGGCAAGAGAAATAGATGGTTTTGTTGGTTTACCAACTTTATGATTGATTTCGGTTTTGTTGCAAGCAGTGTTGTTCCATTAGTCATGCTAAGAATTTGTGGCACTAAGCATTTACAACCAGTTTGGCGTATAACGTTAGGTTTAGGTGCAATTCCACCcttgtcattatttttcatgagattgaaatataaagaaggtgaaaagtttaaaagaaccaagtttaataaaactCCCCCTTATTGGTTAAGTATTAAGTTTTATTGGTTTAGATTAGCAGTTGTCGCCATTATTTGGTTTATCTATGATTTTTCTGCTTATGCCTTTGGTACTTATTCATCTCTAATTTtagatattattttggGTGAAGATACCTCGTTGGTTAAAACCTTTGGTTGGAACattgttttcaatttattttatttgccAGGTGCGTTTATTGGCGCATACTTGGCTGATTATATCGGTCCGAGATTGACTCTGGTTAGCGGTGTTTTGTTGCAAGCCATGGTGGGATACATTTTGGCTGGGTGTTTTAAAACGTTAAGAACAGAAATTGGTgcatttgttgttgtttatgGTATTTTTATGGCGTTAGGTGAATTTGTTGGTGATACCATCGGTTTATTGGCTTCTAATACTGTAGCAACTCCAATTAAAGGTCAATACTATTCTATTGCTGCTGCAGTGGGGAAAATTGGTGCTTTTGTTGGTACCTGGGTTTTCCCGgctattattaaaagtcATGGTGGATATGATTCAACTACTGGTTTGCAAGCACCATACTGGGtatcttcatcattatGTTGTTTTGCTGGTGTTTTagctttgttttttttgcctAGTGTTAATCAATATTCGAGTGGCCAGGAAGATAAAAGATATTTGGAATACTTAGCTGCTAATGGGTATGATATTAGTAGTATGggtttacaaaataaaaaaagtggtTCAACTGATGTTGAAAGTCTTGGTATTAGCTCTAGTATGGAAAACCAAAATATCACTGATATGACCGTTACCGAAGTCGATAATgctgaagaaaaagataaaaactTACACATCGATGTTGTACGTACTGAAACTTATTGA
- the ERG6 gene encoding sterol 24-C-methyltransferase (similar to Saccharomyces cerevisiae YML008C | ERG6 | ERGosterol biosynthesis): MNTDSSSTATISTSSDNLRNRQAQFAKELYGKDIGTKSGMSALLSKNNDAQKEAVAKYLKHWDGKMDTEAEKRRLEDYNESTHSYYNVVTDFYEYGWGSSFHFSRFYKGENFQASVARHEHYLAYKADIQKDDLVLDVGCGIGGPAREICRFTGCNIIGLNNNDYQLAKATYYAKKFKLDDKLSFVKGDFMHMEFDPNTFDKVYAIEATVHAPTLEGVYGEIYKVLKPGGIFAVYEWVMTDKYDPSNPEHRKIAYEIELGDGIPKMYKKSVAVDALNKVGFQILESEDLADNDDEVPWYYPLTGEWKYVQTLSDLATFFRTSFLGRKVTTGLVTLLEKVGVAPAGSAQVTYALEEAAIGLVDGGREKLFTPMMLFVAKKPLEKTK; this comes from the coding sequence atgAACACAGACAGTTCTTCAACAGCAACGATCAGCACTTCTTCCGATAATTTAAGAAACAGACAAGCTCAATTTGCCAAAGAATTGTATGGTAAAGATATTGGTACTAAATCCGGTATGTCTGCTTTATTATCCAAAAACAATGATGCCCAAAAGGAGGCAGTTGCTAAATATTTGAAGCATTGGGATGGTAAAATGGACACGGAAGCTGAAAAACGTAGACTAGAAGATTATAATGAATCAACACATTCGTATTATAATGTTGTTACCGATTTTTATGAATATGGTTGGGGTTCCTcgtttcatttttcaagaTTTTACAAAGGTGAAAATTTCCAAGCTTCTGTTGCTAGACATGAACATTATCTAGCTTACAAAGCTGACATTCAAAAGGATGATTTGGTGTTGGATGTGGGCTGTGGTATTGGTGGTCCAGCAAGAGAAATTTGCCGTTTTACCGGatgtaatattattggtctgaataataatgattatCAGCTTGCTAAAGCTACTTATTACGCCAAGAAATTCAAACTAGATGATAAACTAAGTTTTGTTAAGGGTGATTTTATGCATATGGAATTTGATCCAAATACTTTTGACAAAGTTTATGCCATTGAAGCCACGGTCCATGCACCTACTTTAGAAGGTGTTTATGGCGAAATTTATAAAGTATTGAAGCCAGGTGGTATTTTTGCTGTTTACGAGTGGGTTATGACCGATAAATATGATCCTTCCAATCCTGAACACAGAAAGATTGCTTATGAAATTGAGTTGGgtgatggtattccaaagATGTATAAGAAGAGCGTTGCTGTTGATGCCTTGAACAAAGTTGGATTTCAGATTTTAGAAAGTGAAGATTTAGCCGACAATGACGATGAAGTTCCATGGTATTATCCATTAACTGGTGAATGGAAATATGTTCAAACTTTGAGTGATTTGGCTACCTTTTTCAGAACATCTTTTCTTGGTAGAAAAGTTACTACTGGTTTAGTTactttattagaaaaagttgGTGTTGCTCCAGCTGGTTCTGCTCAAGTCACATATGCTTTGGAAGAGGCTGCTATTGGTTTAGTTGATGGTGGTAGAGAAAAGTTGTTTACTCCAATGATGTTATTCGTTGCTAAAAAGCCTTTAGAAAAAACCAAATGA